From a single Solanum dulcamara chromosome 4, daSolDulc1.2, whole genome shotgun sequence genomic region:
- the LOC129884769 gene encoding uncharacterized protein LOC129884769 gives MDCWSAENAINAFLSTLKMGERGKAPDVIEFLSAMAGGNNSQLMVMACSGHPGSTLLGLVAAAHQTGGRVVCILCSQQEMHAIKETLLLGDTANFVEFVISHDIRTLLESNYKGADFVLIDCKLKDFQQVFEVAQQGVSVKGAFIVGYNALHEGPRLSFDHKGYFLPIGEGLLVSKIRVLEGKKTGGGRRSHWVVEVDECTGEEHVYRVSTSNTN, from the exons ATGGATTGCTGGTCTGCTGAAAATGCTATCAATgcttttctctcaactctcaaaatg GGTGAAAGAGGAAAAGCGCCTGATGTAATAGAGTTTCTATCAGCCATGGCGGGTGGAAATAATTCACAACTCATGGTGATGGCATGCTCCGGCCACCCTGGATCCACGCTACTAGGTTTAGTAGCAGCGGCTCATCAAACGGGTGGCCGGGTAGTGTGTATATTATGTAGCCAACAAGAAATGCATGCAATTAAAGAAACATTATTATTGGGAGACACtgcaaattttgttgaatttgtgATTAGTCATGATATTAGAACTTTATTGGAAAGTAACTATAAAGGAGCTGATTTTGTACTTATTGATTGCAAATTGAAGGATTTCCAACAAGTCTTTGAAGTAGCACAACAAGGAGTTAGTGTTAAAGGTGCATTTATTGTAGGGTACAATGCCCTGCATGAAGGACCTAGGTTAAGTTTTGATCACAAAGGTTATTTTCTACCCATTGGAGAAGGGTTATTAGTTAGTAAAATTAGGGTTTTAGAAGGTAAAAAGACTGGTGGTGGAAGGAGGAGTCATTGGGTTGTTGAGGTTGATGAATGCACTGGGGAAGAACATGTTTACAGGGTCAGTACTTCAAATACAAATTGA
- the LOC129884770 gene encoding uncharacterized protein LOC129884770, with translation MTLVWSPETASKAYLDTIKTCGISSKTSAAEFLSAMAAGYNAKLIVEAWNKHENGDNVSNISTISTGLAIAAKHTHGRHVCMVPDEASRVEYVSAMQKLSSDMSLPEVVVVGEDEAEEITRKLNKPVDFFVVEIDGGRKNFSKGLISSVKLNQHGAILVCKRNISTTLSWKGVLDAKLSVVRAITLPFENIGLEIAYISSSSNNIGNFKSKNNPKRWIRHVDQESGEEHMIRR, from the exons ATGACACTAGTTTGGTCTCCAGAAACAGCTTCAAAAGCATATCTTGACACCATAAAAACA tGTGGAATATCAAGTAAAACCAGCGCCGCAGAATTTTTATCAGCCATGGCTGCGGGATATAACGCAAAATTAATAGTTGAGGCATGGAACAAACATGAAAATGGGGACAACGTCTCAAACATCTCCACAATTAGCACAG GCCTAGCCATTGCCGCGAAACACACGCATGGGAGGCACGTATGCATGGTACCGGACGAAGCTTCAAGAGTAGAATACGTGAGTGCCATGCAGAAATTATCGTCCGACATGTCGTTGCCGGAAGTAGTGGTTGTGGGAGAAGATGAGGCGGAGGAGATAACTAGAAAGCTGAATAAACCGGttgatttttttgttgttgagattgatggtGGGAGAAAAAACTTTAGTAAAGGTTTAATAAGTAGTGTTAAATTGAATCAACATGGAGCAATCTTAGTATGCAAAAGGAATATTAGTACTACGTTGAGTTGGAAAGGGGTCCTTGATGCAAAATTAAGCGTTGTGAGAGCAATAACACTTCCATTTGAAAATATTGGACTAGAGATTGCTTATATATcaagtagtagtaataatattgGAAATTTCAAGTCCAAAAATAATCCCAAGCGTTGGATTAGGCATGTTGATCAAGAATCAGGTGAAGAGCATATGATCCGGCGatga